Proteins from a genomic interval of Rhodococcoides fascians A25f:
- a CDS encoding DAK2 domain-containing protein, translating into MVDVLDSIDAAALRRWAYRCVDSLTARCDEINALNVFPIPDSDTGTNLMFTFRAAVESMRGAGPAADTRAIGRALAVGAVAGARGNSGVIVSQLLRAVAEAAADGPLDTVSIQAMLRRAQVLVSDAVSVPVEGTMLTVLAAADRDAAAHDANVDLSTLVIDIAEATARALDSTTDQLVELREAGVVDAGALGLSVVFDALVEVVTGRIPPRRRYHRPQNRERTLVGDGSSATDGCTGTPETVTVSTHGRPLGYEVVYVVHGIDDAQATALRAALSDLGDSVVVAGDGSGAWSAHVHTADPGAAVECGIGTGSVRGVRISCFGLAEFEAGVGGDARRGPALSVGRDILALVAGDGAADLYVQEGATVVRCDEPIDSSVLQRAIVAAKHREVLVLPNGALSAQELVAVGAAARADGKDVMMLPCSAMVQGLAALAVHDAARAAVDDAFTMSEAAAGTRWGSLRIAQERSLTWVGMCEPGDSIGLAGQEVVIVAARPLDAGCRLIDQLLATGGEMVTVLVGAQASADFGDRLAEYVTGAHPGVDVVVYAGGQPGDLVQFGVE; encoded by the coding sequence GTGGTCGACGTTCTCGATTCGATCGATGCCGCGGCCCTGCGACGGTGGGCCTACCGGTGCGTGGATTCCCTCACTGCCCGGTGCGACGAGATCAATGCGCTCAACGTGTTCCCGATCCCCGACTCGGACACCGGTACCAACCTGATGTTCACCTTCCGGGCCGCGGTGGAGTCGATGCGAGGGGCCGGACCCGCTGCGGACACCCGGGCCATCGGGCGTGCACTGGCCGTCGGCGCGGTAGCGGGTGCCCGCGGTAACTCGGGTGTGATCGTCTCCCAGTTGCTGCGCGCGGTCGCCGAGGCTGCAGCGGACGGCCCACTGGACACCGTGTCGATCCAGGCAATGCTGCGACGCGCGCAGGTCCTGGTCTCGGATGCAGTGAGCGTTCCCGTCGAGGGCACGATGCTCACCGTGCTCGCCGCCGCCGACCGCGATGCTGCGGCGCACGACGCCAATGTCGACCTCTCCACGCTGGTGATCGACATCGCCGAGGCCACTGCTCGCGCCCTCGACAGCACGACCGACCAACTCGTCGAACTCCGCGAGGCCGGGGTCGTGGACGCCGGAGCCCTCGGGCTCTCGGTCGTTTTCGATGCGCTGGTCGAAGTGGTGACCGGCCGAATCCCGCCGCGCAGGCGTTATCACCGCCCACAAAATCGTGAGCGGACACTCGTCGGCGACGGATCGAGCGCGACCGACGGCTGTACCGGAACACCCGAGACGGTGACGGTGTCCACCCACGGTCGGCCCCTGGGGTACGAGGTGGTCTACGTCGTCCACGGGATCGACGACGCGCAGGCAACTGCCCTCCGCGCTGCTCTGTCCGATCTCGGCGACTCTGTGGTGGTTGCCGGTGACGGATCCGGGGCCTGGTCCGCTCACGTTCACACCGCAGATCCCGGTGCTGCCGTCGAGTGCGGAATCGGCACCGGAAGCGTTCGCGGGGTGCGTATCTCGTGCTTCGGCTTGGCCGAGTTCGAGGCTGGGGTCGGCGGCGACGCACGCCGTGGACCGGCGTTGTCGGTGGGACGCGATATTTTGGCGCTGGTGGCCGGTGACGGTGCCGCTGATCTCTACGTTCAGGAAGGCGCGACGGTGGTGCGGTGTGACGAGCCGATCGACTCCTCGGTACTACAGCGAGCAATTGTCGCAGCCAAGCATCGCGAGGTGTTGGTGTTGCCGAACGGGGCGCTGTCGGCGCAAGAACTGGTTGCCGTCGGTGCCGCGGCCCGAGCCGACGGCAAGGACGTGATGATGCTGCCGTGCTCGGCGATGGTGCAGGGATTGGCCGCGCTCGCGGTGCACGACGCCGCCAGGGCTGCGGTCGACGATGCGTTCACGATGTCCGAGGCGGCGGCGGGAACCAGGTGGGGTTCACTGCGCATCGCGCAGGAGCGGTCGCTCACGTGGGTGGGTATGTGCGAGCCGGGCGACAGCATCGGCCTGGCGGGGCAAGAGGTGGTGATCGTTGCCGCGCGCCCGCTCGACGCCGGGTGCCGTCTGATCGATCAGCTTCTGGCCACCGGCGGAGAGATGGTGACGGTGCTCGTCGGGGCTCAGGCTTCGGCGGACTTCGGTGATCGGCTGGCCGAGTACGTGACGGGTGCGCATCCCGGGGTCGACGTGGTGGTCTACGCAGGTGGGCAACCCGGAGACCTCGTGCAATTCGGAGTGGAATAG
- the rpmB gene encoding 50S ribosomal protein L28 — protein MAAVCDVCAKGPGFGKSVSHSHRRTNRRWNPNIQTVHAQVAPGNSKRMNVCTSCLKAGKVVRG, from the coding sequence ATGGCTGCCGTCTGCGACGTATGCGCCAAGGGGCCCGGCTTCGGTAAGTCGGTCTCGCACTCGCACCGACGGACCAACCGTCGTTGGAACCCGAATATCCAGACCGTTCACGCTCAGGTTGCGCCTGGTAACTCCAAGCGCATGAACGTGTGCACCTCCTGCTTGAAGGCAGGCAAGGTGGTCCGGGGCTGA
- a CDS encoding M15 family metallopeptidase: protein MATTRTLFVSALAMLTLTACSNTEPDTPTAAHYLASQPDSGPAGGEIDDRIGLDNTDLPALARLDPVLLKALHSAAADAASSGVDVYVTSGWRSAAYQQRLFDEAVRRYGSTDEARRWVQTPNASKHVTGRAVDVGPTDAADWMSRHGNDYGLCQTYANEMWHFEMATTPGDTCPAALDDPSDERAEGRR from the coding sequence ATGGCGACCACACGCACACTCTTCGTCTCGGCGCTCGCAATGCTGACGCTCACGGCGTGCTCGAATACAGAGCCCGACACGCCGACGGCCGCGCACTACCTGGCCAGTCAGCCCGACTCGGGGCCGGCCGGCGGTGAGATAGACGACCGGATAGGCCTCGACAACACCGATCTTCCCGCGCTGGCCCGTCTCGACCCCGTTCTGCTGAAAGCGCTGCACTCCGCTGCTGCCGATGCGGCATCGTCCGGGGTGGATGTGTACGTCACCTCCGGATGGCGTTCCGCGGCGTACCAGCAACGCTTGTTCGACGAGGCAGTACGCCGCTACGGCAGCACCGACGAAGCCAGACGATGGGTGCAAACCCCGAACGCCTCCAAGCACGTCACCGGACGGGCGGTGGATGTCGGACCGACGGATGCCGCCGACTGGATGAGCCGACACGGCAACGACTACGGCCTGTGCCAGACCTATGCCAACGAAATGTGGCACTTCGAGATGGCGACCACTCCCGGCGACACCTGCCCGGCCGCACTCGACGACCCGTCCGACGAACGAGCGGAGGGCCGACGATGA
- a CDS encoding phosphatase PAP2 family protein produces the protein MTRVEPRRLVAALAVLNLGVLVYYLGVLTTAGQTVDQELMVSAETLSGDLVDVCAEFVDLVAPVSAAGAVLVAFLIMFSGNRIALTLRVGIMTLGPIATAWILKYSLDRPNLDGLVQHNSFPSGTLTCVTAVVCAVYFATARPWRIVVAINGALLVLGTAVSVVVLKWHRPSDALGALLLVGCYALAVSAFPIRISDPRHSTLADPDNERLAQV, from the coding sequence ATGACACGGGTCGAACCGAGGCGTCTGGTCGCCGCGCTGGCAGTGCTGAACCTGGGAGTTCTCGTCTACTACCTGGGCGTGTTGACGACCGCTGGACAAACGGTGGATCAGGAACTGATGGTGAGCGCCGAAACACTGTCCGGAGACCTCGTGGACGTCTGCGCCGAATTCGTCGACCTCGTCGCACCGGTCTCGGCCGCAGGAGCGGTTCTCGTCGCATTTCTGATCATGTTCAGCGGCAACAGGATTGCCCTGACGCTGCGAGTGGGAATCATGACACTCGGACCGATTGCGACGGCCTGGATTCTCAAGTACTCGCTCGATCGACCGAACCTGGACGGCCTCGTCCAGCACAATTCCTTTCCCAGCGGCACCCTCACCTGCGTCACGGCTGTCGTCTGTGCGGTCTACTTCGCAACCGCTCGCCCCTGGCGGATCGTCGTCGCGATCAACGGAGCACTGCTCGTCCTCGGAACTGCCGTGTCGGTCGTCGTCCTGAAATGGCACCGCCCCAGTGACGCGCTCGGCGCGCTGCTGCTCGTCGGATGCTATGCCCTGGCGGTCTCCGCATTTCCGATCAGGATCTCCGACCCCCGACATTCGACGCTGGCCGACCCCGACAACGAACGTCTCGCGCAGGTGTGA
- a CDS encoding response regulator transcription factor: MVSILFVEDDPAVAEAMTLGLNRLGHCVDHRPDGNGDLDNALAAAEIVLLDLGLPGADGYEICRRIRAQSSIPIIILTARSDDIDTVAGLEAGADDYVVKPASPRVLDARIKAVVRRSTETTPAAATATATATATAIVEQYGDVTVDRSSLQVRKGGTLLTLTPTELRLLLALTENVGHVLSRGQLLSAAWDQDYLGDSRIVDAAIQRLRGKIEDDPAAPAAIETVRGFGYRFDPGPAR, translated from the coding sequence ATGGTGAGCATTCTCTTCGTGGAGGACGATCCAGCTGTGGCCGAAGCAATGACGTTGGGGCTGAATCGACTCGGTCACTGCGTCGACCATCGCCCCGACGGCAACGGTGATCTCGACAACGCGCTCGCCGCCGCCGAGATCGTCCTGCTCGACCTCGGTCTCCCCGGAGCCGACGGTTACGAGATCTGTCGACGGATTCGAGCGCAGAGTTCGATCCCGATCATCATCCTCACGGCCCGCTCCGATGACATCGACACCGTCGCGGGTCTGGAAGCCGGTGCGGACGACTACGTCGTCAAACCCGCAAGCCCACGAGTCCTGGACGCTCGCATCAAGGCTGTGGTCAGACGATCGACCGAGACGACACCCGCCGCGGCGACGGCGACGGCAACGGCAACGGCAACGGCAATCGTCGAGCAGTACGGCGATGTGACCGTCGACCGTTCGTCGCTACAGGTGAGGAAGGGCGGAACTCTGCTGACGCTGACACCGACCGAGCTTCGGCTCCTGCTCGCCCTGACCGAGAACGTGGGTCACGTGCTCAGCCGAGGCCAATTGTTGTCTGCAGCATGGGATCAGGATTACCTCGGTGACTCCCGGATCGTCGATGCCGCGATCCAGAGACTTCGGGGAAAAATCGAGGACGACCCTGCCGCACCGGCCGCCATCGAAACGGTGCGCGGGTTCGGATATCGATTCGATCCCGGCCCGGCTCGTTGA
- a CDS encoding sensor histidine kinase — protein MPSRLRVDGLRTRLVLVFITIVVIIAGATAGVVSFMARSWIYSNAQDVATAQFRDELRNVDGAQVSRTTASELRQLFPSDATLLVGDDEVQRGSVDPAMLSPDFLAGVDGRGIIRFVRLDSERIMLAMSVRVFESNDPDGDETLVTAVAIRPLEGVQDKFDDLLRAVALTLAGGVLVSGLLGLWIASTLVRPLRRLDRAAARAAEGDLSVRLSEEGVTELAELTTTFNTMIARNETVIRGLEESEEQARRFVADVSHELRTPLAALVPVGEILREEIPQLSPDAGAAARIVSGEIGKLTRLVEDLIEMSRHDAQQARLVLDDVDLVELVRHSLARRGWAESVELRAPDTIGATVDPRRIDVVVANLVGNALRHGDPPVRVEMHARPEWVDVTVVDHGPGISPEDSHAIFRRFYKVDTARRRSEGSGLGLSLAAENVRLHGGTITVGRVDSSTVFSVQLPRLRPR, from the coding sequence ATGCCGTCTCGGCTGCGAGTCGACGGCCTGCGTACTCGACTGGTCCTCGTGTTCATCACCATCGTCGTGATCATCGCCGGTGCCACTGCCGGTGTGGTGTCGTTCATGGCGCGATCGTGGATCTACTCCAACGCGCAGGACGTGGCGACGGCGCAGTTCCGCGACGAGCTACGGAACGTCGACGGGGCCCAGGTGTCCCGAACGACGGCATCCGAACTGAGACAACTCTTTCCGTCCGACGCGACGTTGCTCGTCGGCGACGACGAAGTGCAACGGGGATCCGTCGACCCGGCCATGCTCTCCCCCGACTTTCTGGCCGGGGTGGACGGTCGCGGAATCATCCGTTTCGTCCGACTCGACTCCGAACGGATCATGCTGGCCATGTCGGTCCGTGTCTTCGAGTCGAACGACCCGGACGGCGACGAAACGCTTGTCACGGCCGTCGCCATTCGGCCGCTCGAGGGCGTGCAGGACAAGTTCGACGATCTTCTGCGCGCCGTGGCCCTCACCCTGGCGGGCGGAGTACTGGTCAGTGGTCTGCTCGGATTGTGGATCGCCTCGACCCTGGTGCGTCCGCTGCGACGCCTCGATCGGGCCGCTGCCCGCGCCGCCGAGGGTGATCTGAGTGTTCGACTCTCCGAGGAGGGCGTGACCGAACTCGCCGAGCTGACGACGACCTTCAACACCATGATCGCCAGAAACGAGACGGTCATTCGCGGGTTGGAGGAGTCGGAAGAGCAGGCGCGCAGGTTCGTCGCCGACGTCTCCCACGAGCTGAGAACTCCACTGGCCGCACTCGTTCCGGTCGGCGAGATACTCCGAGAGGAAATCCCCCAACTCTCGCCCGATGCGGGAGCAGCCGCCCGAATAGTCAGCGGTGAGATCGGCAAGCTCACTCGGCTCGTCGAGGATCTCATCGAGATGTCTCGTCACGACGCACAACAGGCGCGCCTGGTTCTCGACGACGTCGACCTCGTCGAGCTCGTCCGACACTCGCTGGCCCGCCGCGGATGGGCAGAGAGCGTCGAACTGCGTGCGCCGGACACTATCGGCGCCACCGTGGATCCACGACGCATCGACGTGGTGGTCGCCAACCTCGTGGGAAATGCCCTGCGTCACGGCGACCCCCCGGTACGCGTGGAGATGCACGCTCGTCCCGAGTGGGTGGACGTGACAGTGGTCGACCACGGGCCCGGGATATCACCGGAGGACAGCCACGCGATCTTCCGACGGTTCTACAAGGTGGACACCGCTCGTCGACGCAGCGAGGGCAGCGGTCTCGGACTGTCCCTCGCCGCCGAGAACGTGCGCCTGCACGGCGGCACCATCACCGTCGGCCGGGTGGATTCGAGCACGGTATTCAGCGTCCAGCTGCCCCGTCTTCGACCCCGGTAG
- a CDS encoding enoyl-CoA hydratase/isomerase family protein: MTYSDADISSKVGIEDGVLRIVVATEAGGASLDLEGIADGTSALRSVNAGTTAIGSVLLIGRGPNFCAGGNVRDFAGAADRSAFVGSVADTFHAFVRELASVSVPIVAGVHGWAAGAGMSLVCLTDIAIGGPSTKLRPAYPSIGFTPDGGMSWTLPRIVGSGRAMDILLNDSIINGEEAVRLGILSRLVGDDIVDSEAERLARTLANGPTSAYKGIKSLLQASESATLTEHLDAEAASISAAASSPAGREGVDAFVEKRRPDFS; this comes from the coding sequence GTGACTTATTCGGACGCAGACATTTCCAGCAAGGTCGGCATCGAGGACGGTGTACTGCGCATCGTCGTCGCCACCGAGGCAGGCGGTGCCTCGCTCGACCTCGAAGGCATCGCCGACGGCACCTCGGCCCTCCGCTCCGTCAACGCCGGTACGACCGCAATCGGAAGCGTCCTGCTCATCGGACGGGGACCCAATTTCTGCGCCGGCGGCAATGTCCGCGATTTCGCCGGTGCGGCCGATCGCAGCGCCTTCGTCGGTTCCGTCGCAGACACGTTCCATGCTTTCGTTCGTGAACTCGCATCGGTCAGCGTCCCGATCGTCGCCGGGGTACACGGCTGGGCCGCCGGTGCAGGCATGAGCCTGGTGTGTCTCACCGATATCGCCATCGGCGGACCGTCCACCAAGCTGCGCCCCGCGTACCCCTCGATCGGATTCACTCCGGACGGAGGAATGTCGTGGACGCTGCCCCGCATCGTCGGTTCGGGCCGCGCGATGGACATTCTGCTGAACGACTCGATCATCAACGGCGAAGAGGCAGTTCGTCTCGGGATTCTCAGCCGACTGGTGGGCGACGACATCGTGGACAGCGAGGCCGAGCGCCTGGCTCGAACCCTCGCCAACGGGCCGACATCAGCGTACAAGGGAATCAAATCGTTGCTACAGGCGTCCGAATCCGCAACTCTGACAGAGCATTTGGATGCCGAAGCCGCATCGATTTCGGCGGCCGCATCCTCGCCGGCCGGACGAGAAGGCGTCGACGCGTTCGTGGAGAAGCGTCGTCCCGATTTCTCCTGA
- a CDS encoding uracil-DNA glycosylase: protein MTPRPLAESVESGWADALAPVESNVAAMGNFLREELAAGRHYLPAGENVLRAFRYPFDRVRVLIVGQDPYPTPGHAVGLSFSVAPEVKPVPRSLSNIFKEYSDDLGLPTPSNGDLTPWSDRGVMLLNRVLTVEPSQAASHRKKGWEAVTEQAIRALVARAENPDAPGLVAILWGRDAATLKPMLGSVPYIESAHPSPLSASRGFFGSKPFSRVNELLVEGGDEPIDWTLP, encoded by the coding sequence ATGACGCCCCGGCCGCTCGCCGAGAGCGTCGAATCGGGGTGGGCGGATGCCCTTGCTCCCGTCGAGTCGAATGTTGCTGCGATGGGCAACTTTCTGCGGGAAGAGCTTGCCGCCGGTCGGCACTACCTGCCTGCAGGAGAGAACGTTCTGCGCGCTTTTCGCTATCCCTTCGACCGTGTCCGGGTCCTCATCGTCGGTCAGGATCCGTATCCGACACCGGGACATGCAGTGGGACTGAGCTTTTCCGTCGCACCGGAAGTAAAGCCCGTGCCGCGCAGCTTGAGCAACATCTTCAAGGAGTACTCCGACGACCTGGGGTTACCCACGCCCAGCAACGGTGATCTCACACCGTGGTCGGACCGTGGCGTGATGCTGCTCAACAGGGTGCTCACCGTCGAACCGTCGCAGGCCGCATCGCACCGAAAGAAGGGGTGGGAAGCGGTGACGGAGCAGGCTATTCGGGCTCTCGTCGCCCGAGCCGAGAATCCCGACGCGCCGGGTCTCGTCGCGATTCTGTGGGGACGCGATGCTGCGACTCTGAAGCCGATGCTCGGATCTGTGCCGTACATCGAATCTGCGCACCCGTCACCGCTGTCCGCGTCACGCGGGTTCTTCGGGTCCAAGCCTTTCAGTCGAGTCAACGAGTTGTTGGTCGAGGGGGGAGACGAGCCGATCGACTGGACGTTGCCGTGA
- a CDS encoding gamma carbonic anhydrase family protein: MAIYALGDREPDIHPDAYVHPDAVVIGAVTLAAGSSVWPTAVLRADYGTITIGAGTNVQDGTVVHCTPIDATVIGSGCVLGHNAHVEGAVIGDNCLIASGSVVLNGSKIGAGSIVGAGAVVPFKFVVPERSMALGVPAKIREGYQVPEGHVDINVQMYSANAAYYRDALRRIDR, from the coding sequence ATGGCTATCTACGCACTCGGTGATCGTGAACCCGACATTCATCCCGACGCCTACGTCCACCCCGACGCGGTCGTGATCGGAGCGGTGACCCTCGCGGCCGGATCGTCCGTGTGGCCCACCGCAGTTCTGCGGGCGGATTACGGCACCATCACCATCGGCGCGGGGACCAACGTCCAGGACGGGACCGTGGTGCACTGCACACCGATCGACGCGACGGTGATCGGCTCCGGATGCGTACTAGGGCACAATGCGCACGTCGAAGGTGCGGTCATCGGAGACAACTGCCTCATCGCCTCGGGCTCGGTGGTGCTGAACGGCTCGAAGATCGGGGCGGGTTCGATCGTCGGGGCGGGAGCAGTGGTGCCGTTCAAGTTCGTCGTTCCCGAACGTTCCATGGCGCTCGGTGTTCCCGCGAAGATCCGGGAGGGGTACCAGGTCCCCGAGGGGCATGTGGACATCAACGTACAGATGTACTCGGCCAATGCCGCGTACTACCGCGACGCGCTGCGCCGGATCGACCGATGA
- a CDS encoding thiamine-phosphate kinase, with protein MHVTCSVGAVPAASERYRRRATRSARVRRARTAFSRRNIIDDPGTESAADTEPTVAQLGEFEVISRAVADRVQPPSTIVGPGDDAAVVAAPDGRIAASTDMLVHGRHFRLDWSSPVQIGRKAIAQNGADIAAMGARCSGFLVSLGCPADTPVRVTDGLNEGMWLEAVAAGSAIVGGDVVQSPELVISVTALGDLQGRAPVLRSGARVGDLIAYAGRLGWSAAGLALLLADADRTGHDAVLDAHRVPVPPYRAGVGAAEAGATSLTDVSDGLLSDLGHIADASNVRMNIDPELLDIPTDLRSAATTMGVDALDWVLTGGEDHALVGTFGDHSAVPAEWTVIGRVEHVGDDRANRVTVDGRVHSGRSGWTSFESE; from the coding sequence GTGCACGTAACCTGCAGCGTCGGTGCTGTCCCGGCCGCCTCTGAAAGGTACCGCAGGCGGGCCACGCGCTCCGCGCGAGTCCGTCGCGCACGCACCGCGTTCTCGAGGAGGAACATCATCGACGACCCCGGCACCGAGTCGGCCGCAGACACCGAACCCACCGTCGCGCAGCTCGGCGAATTCGAGGTGATCTCCCGCGCCGTCGCAGACCGCGTGCAACCTCCGTCGACCATCGTCGGGCCCGGTGACGACGCGGCCGTCGTCGCCGCGCCCGACGGAAGAATCGCGGCATCGACGGATATGTTGGTGCACGGCAGGCACTTTCGGCTGGACTGGTCCAGTCCGGTGCAGATCGGCCGCAAGGCGATCGCGCAGAACGGCGCGGACATCGCCGCGATGGGTGCTCGGTGCTCGGGATTTCTCGTCTCTCTCGGATGCCCGGCCGATACGCCGGTGCGGGTGACCGACGGCCTCAACGAGGGCATGTGGCTCGAGGCGGTTGCCGCGGGATCGGCCATCGTCGGTGGCGACGTGGTGCAGTCACCGGAGCTGGTGATCTCGGTCACCGCCCTCGGTGATCTTCAGGGCAGGGCGCCGGTTCTGCGATCGGGCGCGCGTGTCGGTGACCTGATCGCTTACGCTGGTCGGCTGGGCTGGTCGGCCGCCGGACTGGCGCTACTGCTTGCGGACGCGGACAGAACGGGCCACGACGCTGTGCTCGACGCACACCGAGTTCCCGTCCCGCCGTACCGTGCAGGGGTCGGGGCCGCCGAGGCCGGCGCGACGTCACTCACCGACGTCTCCGATGGATTGCTGTCCGATCTGGGCCACATAGCCGATGCATCGAACGTCCGAATGAACATCGATCCCGAGCTGTTGGATATTCCGACCGACTTGCGTTCGGCAGCAACGACAATGGGAGTCGATGCGCTGGATTGGGTACTCACGGGCGGTGAGGACCATGCTCTGGTCGGAACCTTCGGCGATCACAGTGCCGTTCCGGCGGAATGGACGGTGATCGGTCGTGTCGAGCACGTCGGTGACGATCGGGCGAATCGGGTGACTGTCGACGGACGCGTTCATTCGGGTAGATCGGGGTGGACGAGCTTCGAGAGCGAGTGA
- a CDS encoding Lrp/AsnC ligand binding domain-containing protein — protein MVQAFVLVQTEVGRARAVAQQIEAVDGVVSAEAVVGPYDVIVRADGASDAEVAEIVSRIQKVDAITRTLTCPVAPQPTASVG, from the coding sequence ATGGTGCAAGCATTCGTTCTCGTTCAGACCGAGGTGGGCCGCGCGAGGGCCGTCGCGCAGCAGATCGAGGCCGTCGACGGAGTGGTCTCCGCGGAGGCAGTCGTCGGGCCCTACGACGTCATCGTGCGCGCCGACGGTGCATCCGACGCCGAGGTCGCCGAGATCGTCTCCCGCATTCAGAAGGTGGACGCCATCACTCGGACTCTCACCTGTCCGGTCGCTCCGCAGCCGACCGCGTCGGTCGGATAG
- a CDS encoding DUF3515 domain-containing protein, whose product MSSTDAGNDAHDDNTDGKTDTDGTREQRHPAVIATAIALPVALVVGVLVAAIAVNRSPVHDPVALGPVDSPDATSAQCASLLDSLPEDLGDYTAAELADPAPAGVRAWVSAEENAEPVVLRCGLTRPVGFDVAAPLQVIDGVQWFEVSGEDDGIDASTWFVVDRGVYIALTIPGDSGPTPLQDASSAVSNALPQQALDPAPLQ is encoded by the coding sequence GTGAGCTCGACCGACGCAGGCAACGACGCCCACGACGACAACACCGACGGCAAGACCGACACCGACGGCACCCGCGAACAACGACACCCCGCCGTGATCGCCACCGCGATCGCGTTGCCGGTTGCGCTGGTGGTCGGAGTTCTGGTCGCCGCCATTGCGGTGAACCGTTCGCCGGTCCACGATCCGGTCGCGTTGGGCCCGGTCGACTCCCCGGACGCCACGAGTGCGCAATGTGCGTCGTTGCTCGACTCCCTACCCGAGGATCTGGGCGACTACACCGCAGCCGAGCTGGCCGACCCTGCGCCGGCCGGGGTTCGCGCGTGGGTCTCGGCCGAGGAGAACGCCGAGCCGGTCGTGCTGCGCTGCGGCCTGACCCGCCCGGTCGGGTTCGATGTGGCTGCGCCGCTTCAGGTCATCGACGGCGTCCAATGGTTCGAAGTGTCCGGGGAGGACGACGGAATCGACGCCAGCACATGGTTCGTCGTCGATCGAGGTGTCTACATCGCCCTGACCATTCCGGGCGATTCCGGTCCGACGCCCCTGCAGGATGCGTCATCGGCGGTGTCGAACGCACTACCCCAGCAAGCCCTCGATCCGGCTCCGTTGCAGTAG
- a CDS encoding D-alanine--D-alanine ligase family protein yields the protein MSTPRIKVAVVFGGRSSEHAVSCVSAGSVLQNLDPAKYEVVPVGITPDGAWVLGSSDAGALTIHDRVLPTVDKAGAALTLSTDPGHAGALIALGEGDGATVFTSVDVVFPVLHGPYGEDGTLQGLLELAGVPYIGPGVLASAAGMDKEFTKKLLGAEGLPIGRQVVLRRGADDLTAVERDRIGLPAFVKPARGGSSIGISRITEWDQLDAAIAVAREHDPKVIVEGMIHGREVECGVLEFPDGTVRASAIAEIRIPDAEVDDHAFYDFDTKYLDDVSEFDIPAALDDATSDRIRELAVAAFRALDCQGLARVDFFVTEDGPVINEINTMPGFTSISMYPKMWAESGVDYPTLITTLIDTALARGTGLR from the coding sequence GTGAGTACTCCCCGCATCAAAGTCGCCGTCGTCTTCGGTGGCCGCAGCAGCGAGCATGCCGTGTCCTGTGTATCGGCAGGTAGCGTGCTGCAGAATCTCGATCCGGCCAAGTACGAGGTGGTCCCGGTGGGCATCACCCCGGACGGTGCCTGGGTTCTCGGCTCCTCCGATGCCGGTGCACTGACGATTCACGACCGGGTGCTGCCCACCGTGGACAAGGCCGGTGCGGCACTGACCCTCAGTACCGACCCGGGCCACGCCGGTGCGCTGATCGCTCTCGGCGAGGGAGACGGCGCAACGGTCTTCACGTCTGTCGACGTGGTGTTCCCGGTACTGCACGGGCCGTACGGCGAGGATGGAACATTGCAGGGCCTGCTCGAGTTGGCGGGCGTCCCCTACATCGGGCCAGGGGTGTTGGCCAGCGCGGCCGGAATGGACAAGGAATTCACCAAGAAGCTGCTCGGTGCCGAAGGGCTTCCGATCGGTCGCCAGGTCGTACTTCGCCGCGGTGCCGACGACCTCACCGCGGTCGAGCGGGACCGGATCGGGTTGCCCGCGTTCGTCAAACCGGCCAGAGGCGGATCGTCGATCGGTATCTCCCGGATCACCGAGTGGGATCAATTGGACGCCGCGATAGCCGTCGCGCGTGAACACGACCCCAAAGTGATCGTCGAAGGAATGATCCACGGCCGCGAGGTCGAGTGCGGGGTCCTCGAATTTCCGGATGGAACCGTGCGCGCGAGCGCCATTGCCGAAATCCGCATTCCGGATGCGGAGGTCGACGATCACGCGTTCTACGACTTCGACACCAAATACCTCGACGACGTCAGCGAGTTCGACATCCCGGCTGCTCTCGACGATGCGACCAGCGACCGCATCCGCGAACTCGCCGTTGCCGCCTTCCGGGCGCTGGACTGTCAGGGGCTGGCGCGAGTGGACTTCTTCGTCACCGAAGACGGCCCTGTCATCAACGAGATCAACACGATGCCCGGATTCACCTCCATCTCGATGTACCCCAAGATGTGGGCGGAATCCGGGGTCGACTACCCGACGCTGATCACCACCCTGATCGACACCGCGCTCGCCCGCGGGACGGGATTGCGCTAG